The following are from one region of the Littorina saxatilis isolate snail1 linkage group LG4, US_GU_Lsax_2.0, whole genome shotgun sequence genome:
- the LOC138963820 gene encoding ABC transporter B family member 3-like, whose protein sequence is MSAGALPLLCMVFVSFLAGSGVEADCSDGDRKSQIDCIDEKQAQLLDIFLNAKAMPCDEVFTTDRCSVVSDVVACLNGKDFQNDTCRANFDFTEVNPLFTLPCTLGEIYQACPDLPQLKGVNHTSSTSDANANNNNNNNNDDDDSSGGSDKMAKTNTRKNNENNDISGSRRQDVTYFLLMTSLMTKFVFGVHC, encoded by the exons GTAGCGGCGTCGAAGCAGACTGCTCTGACGGAGATAGGAAATCACAAATCGACTGTATTGATGAGAAACAGGCACAACTGCTTGACATTTTCTTGAACGCCAAAGCAATGCCTTGTGACGAGGTGTTCACTACCGATAGATGCAG CGTGGTGTCTGATGTTGTTGCCTGTCTAAACGGAAAGGATTTTCAGAATGACACCTGTCGGGCTAATTTTGATTTCACAGAGGTCAACCCACTCTTCA CGCTACCCTGTACGCTGGGAGAAATTTATCAGGCGTGTCCGGATCTCCCACAGCTAAAAG GTGTCAACCACACAAGCAGCACCAGCGACGCTaacgcaaacaacaacaacaacaacaacaacgacgacgacgacagcaGCGGCGGATCAGACAAAATGGCAAAAACGAATACAAGaaaaaacaacgaaaacaacGATATCAGTGGCAGCCGACGTCAAGATGTGACGTATTTTCTGCTGATGACGTCACTAATGACGAAATTTGTCTTCGGGGTCCACTGTTGA
- the LOC138963818 gene encoding uncharacterized protein, translated as MAPGKRCCMLHCTVSSHNSKGEKLEHGIRFFRIPKVKSHEGPKVEDVTKRRRRAWISAIRRTNITFERSSSAMRVCSQHFHSGKPSYEMMETDPDWAPSLLLGHSEMKTTDTGRHGRQKNRAATKQLLQEATEAVMIDNGEAEGGDVHAEDDSHHEEMEDGENTRLREEVTQLEQERDMMRGEINRLLEENRELKKKLASREIVEESFQGDNEKVRFYTGLPSYATLLVLLNYLSPHLPQGRLLSPFQLLIVVFMRLRLKLPVLHIAYLFGIHRTTIASGFKDTLSVMYTQMTPFVPWPGRECLRACMPHQFVETFGNKVAVIIDCFEIFIERPSNLYAKAATFSNYKHNNTIKHLIGITPNGQISFISKGWGGGEDNGSSYYRGMWLPGQAIAW; from the exons ATGGCTCCAGGCAAGCGTTGCTGTATGTTGCATTGCACGGTGTCGTCCCATAATTCTAAGGGAGAAAAGCTTGAACACGGAATACGGTTTTTCAGAATTCCGAAAGTTAAATCGCACGAAGGACCAAAAGTTGAAGATGTCACAAAGCGTAGAAGAAGAGCGTGGATTTCAGCGATCAGGCGAACAAACATCACTTTCGAGAGGAGTTCCTCAGCAATGCGCGTCTGCTCACAGCATTTTCACTCAG GTAAGCCATCATACGAGATGATGGAAACTGACCCCGACTGGGCACCTTCACTCCTTCTTGGACACAGCGAGATGAAGACCACCGACACAGGGCGTCATGGGCGACAGAAGAACAGAGCCGCAACAAAACAGCTGCTACAGGAGGCCACTGAAGCTGTCATGATAGACAACGGAGAAGCAGAAGGTGGTGACGTGCATGCAGAAGATGATAGTCATCATGAAGAGATGGAAGATGGGGAAAACACCAGGCTGAGAGAGGAGGTAACTCAGTTAGAACAGGAGCGAGACATGATGAGAGGAGAGATCAACAGACTGTTGGAAGAGAATAGAGAGCTCAAGAAAAAGTTAGCAAGCAGGGAGATCGTTGAAGAGTCGTTTCAAGGAGACAACGAGAAAGTACGTTTTTATACTGGTTTACCAAGTTATGCGACTCTTCTAGTTCTGCTGAACTATCTGTCCCCTCATCTCCCTCAGGGGCGCTTGCTGTCACCTTTCCAGCTTCTGATTGTGGTATTTATGCGTCTGCGCCTGAAACTGCCTGTGTTGCATATTGCGTACTTGTTTGGCATCCACAGAACTACGATAGCCAGTGGGTTCAAGGATACTCTTAGTGTTATGTACACGCAGATGACACCATTTGTACCATGGCCAGGACGCGAGTGTTTGCGGGCGTGTATGCCACATCAGTTTGTGGAGACGTTTGGGAACAAAGTGGCTGTGATcattgactgttttgaaatttTTATTGAGAGACCATCAAATTTGTATGCCAAAGCTGCTACTTTTTCAAactacaaacacaacaacacaatcaaacaTCTCATTGGCATTACACCTAACGGACAGATTTCTTTCATTTccaagggttggggggggggggaggacaaCGGATCGTCATATTACAGAGGAATGTGGCTTCCTGGACAAGCTATTGCCTGGTGA